The genomic interval TTACTTTGAGTTGCTTAACTGCATCTATTGACAAGTAACTGCTAGCTAGATGGACATGAGAGTAAATAGTTCGCTATTTACGCTCACAGCAATTATAGTTGACACAGTAGATTGATTCCGTTAGGAATGGAAAGTTAAGCACACCGCAAGACCCTTTCCTCCAAGAGCTGATTCACATCTTAGCAATATTCACGTCGTGTCTCAGACTCTCGGTTTCTGGATCTCAGCCTGATTCTCGCCACATGCACCGCCTGTGAAATTCACGAAACATCTACGCTTGGAGCATACTTCACAAGTATTCCATGCATAACTAAACAAGATCAATAGGGTGCTATGGCCCCTCCCTCATCGTATGACTCTGTAGGGTAACGTCATATGAGTAACTCCTCGGCATTTGGTAAGGAAATCCCCCGCAGTCTGTTTGGATTATACCATCCACCCACGTCATTTGTCCTCCTGTGGGTGATTCTAGTCTGTGAAAGACAGGGAAGCTAGGAAGTTGCTTCAgttttctctctctctctccctctctcgtAAATTAGTAGTCTTGCCTGCTGGATACAACCCTCCACAGCACAGCTACAATTACAGTCACTTCTCCAAAAGCTTTTATCTTTAACCTCCGGACTCTGGCTCCAGTCCAGATCGGCAATAAATTAAGCATAATGCTCCTCATTTACCGTCGGCCAATTAATGTGCGTGTTATAGTTTCCCTGAAACTCTAGACTTCATAAACTAACGTTTCATCACAAGAAGCTCAGACCCTCTGCCAAAATGACTACTGTTCCTCGTAGAGAGTTGGAAACAACGTTGTCTTTCGTTAGataaaaaaacaagaagaatgaaaggatGGTCTCCCAGAAGCCTTCCACTCACCCCTGCCTGCATTCATCTATATCCCAGCACCGAGCCGGAGAATAAAGCATAGAATGTGAAGATATTCAAGTACAGCCAGTCTTGGCATTGTCTTTCCCCGCCCAATTCTCCACAGAGTACGCACATCAATGCATAATTCACGGCAATGTAAAAGTGGCACTTCATTTTGCGTGCATAGAGAATACCCAGTGACGGGAGTCGGCAATTCTACGGTTCAATCATTGGTATTTAATTCTACACAGCATTACCGCGTTATGTCTATTATCCTGGCCTGTCCGACATTACACAGATTTATGCCGCTATGTAACCATCGGAGggtatataaatactatGTAGGACTGAATTTGAAGCTTGTTTCATCTGCTAGACAGTTACTTTGCATATTCGGATAAtcatgctttcttttctgcctcTTTCGGGGCCCTTCAGTTCGCCTGTGGGAACTGTTGGGTTCTATCTCGGACTGGGTGTATTACTGGTGAGtgttttatactatataaatttgACCGGAAAACAAGAATCAAGTTACTGAGTAGAACCAAACAGAGCATTCTCTACCTCTTCGCAGTTAtcatctataatatatacttccatCCTTTAGCAAAGTTCCCCAGCCCAAAGTCATACGCAGCTACACGAATCCCATATTTCCAAGCTTTACTCGGAGGCCAAATCGGCCAAGCTATCAAGGACCTCCACCAAAAATACGGAGAAGTAGTCCGCATCGCCCCCAACGAACTATCCTTCATCGACGGCGAAGCTTGGAAAGCAATCTACGGCACTCGACCCGGCCATAAACAAAAGCCCAAAGATGTCCGCTACTACCCACCCACCGCAGGCGGAGTCCCCAGTATCGTCATTTCCAACGATGAAGACCACTCTCGCTTCCGACGAACACTATCTCACGCATTCTCCGAGACTTCATTGCGTGTCCAGGAGCCGCTGGTCAATAGCTATATTGATCTTTTGATACAGCGTCTGCACGAGCACTGCGAAGCTGGTAACAAACCTCTGGACATGGTTGCTTGGTATAACTTCACAACCTTCGATATCATCGGGGATCTGGCCTTCGGGGAACCGTTCAACTGTCTCCATAATTCGGCGTATCATAAATGGGTCTCCATGATCTTTAGTAATATCCGATACGGCACGTATGGAAACCTTGCGAGACGTTTTCCCGGATCTAAATTTCTACTTCGGCTCATCACGCCTACGCGTATCGCTAATGGGAGGAATTGGCATATTGAGCTCACAaaggagaaggccaagggtCGACTCGCTAAGTCGAACGACCGGATGGATTTCTACGGACATATTCTGAAACAGAAGGATACAGAGC from Aspergillus flavus chromosome 7, complete sequence carries:
- a CDS encoding toxin biosynthesis cytochrome P450 monooxygenase → MLSFLPLSGPFSSPVGTVGFYLGLGVLLSILYLFAVIIYNIYFHPLAKFPSPKSYAATRIPYFQALLGGQIGQAIKDLHQKYGEVVRIAPNELSFIDGEAWKAIYGTRPGHKQKPKDVRYYPPTAGGVPSIVISNDEDHSRFRRTLSHAFSETSLRVQEPLVNSYIDLLIQRLHEHCEAGNKPLDMVAWYNFTTFDIIGDLAFGEPFNCLHNSAYHKWVSMIFSNIRYGTYGNLARRFPGSKFLLRLITPTRIANGRNWHIELTKEKAKGRLAKSNDRMDFYGHILKQKDTERAMTFDEMVTNGSTLIVAGSETTATLLSAVTFYLLKNERVLSKLQQEIRASFESEKDITVTGCNQLEYLNAVLTEGLRIFPPTPTGLPRIVDADGDMIAGKWVPGGTIVSIPHLAAFHSASNFTEPESFIPERFLGDPRFANDSKTVLQPFSFGPRNCIGRNLANAEMRLILARVLYNFDLELDERSENWSRQETYILWNKPGLYVRLRPRVGI